A single Pedobacter sp. PACM 27299 DNA region contains:
- a CDS encoding cytidylyltransferase domain-containing protein, whose protein sequence is MSNYSLTAIIFIPEVAGYFFPNRHFEHISRNMLYSLMVDKLEAIPQIGKIVINTDAGRIKDHYSRYSKIKVIDVYRPELQEIELELTSDKATAAILEHVETEHILQLGPIFPFLRQQTIQAAIETYDKYVLDPEDSRYDSLFTIKTLNRRLYDSDKNIMREDRPNTFVEDGILHIFNRRTFLANGNRKVGKSPFSYGIDDIENLAIDSEDNYRLAVLIDEHRYRFPGVFSRFNEFF, encoded by the coding sequence ATGAGTAACTATTCATTAACAGCAATCATCTTTATCCCCGAAGTGGCCGGATATTTTTTTCCTAACAGACATTTCGAACATATTTCAAGGAATATGCTCTATAGCCTGATGGTTGATAAGCTCGAAGCAATTCCACAGATTGGAAAGATTGTCATCAACACGGATGCCGGAAGAATTAAAGACCATTACTCCCGCTATAGTAAAATCAAAGTGATAGATGTTTATCGGCCAGAACTTCAGGAAATTGAATTGGAGCTGACCTCCGACAAAGCCACTGCTGCCATACTTGAACATGTGGAAACGGAACATATCCTTCAGCTTGGGCCGATCTTCCCTTTCCTAAGACAGCAAACGATCCAGGCTGCGATCGAAACTTATGACAAATATGTCCTTGACCCAGAGGATAGCCGTTATGATTCTCTTTTTACCATCAAAACACTGAATCGTAGACTTTATGACAGCGACAAGAATATAATGCGCGAAGATCGCCCCAATACCTTTGTTGAAGATGGAATCCTCCATATTTTCAACCGCCGTACTTTCCTCGCTAACGGAAATAGAAAAGTGGGCAAAAGCCCGTTTTCTTATGGTATCGATGATATAGAGAATTTGGCTATCGATTCAGAAGACAACTACAGACTCGCCGTGCTTATTGATGAGCACCGCTATCGCTTCCCTGGTGTTTTCAGCAGATTCAATGAATTTTTCTAA
- a CDS encoding DUF4142 domain-containing protein, protein MEKYWRNVLPVCLLIGMQACTQADRNGRDAAATGVVDSLSDSTQRAKAITADVDVNGNGKMFVLNASAGELFEIEAANLAMNKSKDKQVKVFAAKMLKDHQKANTELHRIAGAKGIQLAQALSGKAEGDLKVLNTLANREFEVQYIRMMIDQHQKTMQLFTDGTGLTDPELKAFAVKKRPLIEQHYKKALEIGKHLNISNANNGDDLLGISP, encoded by the coding sequence ATGGAAAAGTATTGGAGAAATGTGTTGCCTGTTTGTCTGCTGATCGGAATGCAGGCCTGTACTCAAGCGGATAGAAATGGCCGAGATGCAGCTGCGACAGGAGTAGTAGATTCCTTGAGCGATTCGACTCAAAGGGCAAAGGCCATAACTGCAGATGTGGACGTAAATGGTAATGGTAAAATGTTCGTCTTAAACGCCTCAGCAGGGGAGCTTTTTGAGATCGAAGCTGCAAATCTGGCGATGAATAAAAGTAAAGATAAACAAGTAAAGGTTTTTGCGGCGAAGATGTTAAAAGACCATCAGAAGGCTAATACTGAACTTCATCGGATTGCTGGCGCAAAAGGAATTCAATTGGCACAAGCCCTATCTGGGAAAGCAGAAGGAGACCTGAAAGTGCTGAATACACTGGCTAATCGGGAATTTGAGGTACAATATATACGTATGATGATCGATCAGCATCAGAAAACGATGCAGCTTTTTACAGATGGTACAGGTTTAACTGATCCGGAACTAAAAGCATTTGCCGTTAAAAAACGGCCATTAATTGAACAGCATTATAAAAAGGCATTGGAGATTGGTAAACACTTAAATATAAGTAATGCAAACAATGGAGATGATTTATTGGGAATAAGCCCCTGA
- a CDS encoding alpha-ketoglutarate-dependent dioxygenase AlkB family protein encodes MNLFGETALFDGGIKKYIDFDLPDTELQLWQHFFCKTEADRYFKMLFSEVPWQQRMRKMYDKMVLDPRLTAYYGGENGHQWTPALLEIKASVEKVTEISFDRVLLNLYRNGKDSVSWHSDHLPADGKHHHIASVTFGDTRIFKVRPKSTLNIQPLDIPLSHGSLLLMGETMQQHYEHHIPKTSRDIGPRINLTFRISESCK; translated from the coding sequence AAAAGTATATTGACTTCGACTTGCCTGATACAGAATTACAGCTTTGGCAGCATTTTTTCTGTAAAACTGAAGCTGACCGCTATTTTAAAATGCTTTTTAGCGAAGTGCCCTGGCAGCAGCGCATGCGAAAAATGTACGATAAAATGGTCTTAGATCCTCGGCTAACTGCCTATTATGGAGGAGAAAATGGACATCAATGGACGCCAGCATTGCTGGAAATTAAAGCCTCAGTAGAAAAAGTCACAGAGATCAGTTTTGACCGTGTGCTTTTAAACCTGTATAGAAACGGTAAAGATTCCGTCTCCTGGCATAGTGACCACCTTCCTGCAGATGGCAAACATCATCACATTGCTTCAGTTACCTTTGGTGACACCAGGATTTTTAAGGTACGTCCTAAATCAACGCTAAACATTCAGCCACTTGATATCCCACTCAGCCACGGAAGTTTGCTGCTCATGGGAGAAACTATGCAACAGCACTATGAGCACCATATCCCAAAAACTTCCAGAGATATTGGCCCGAGAATCAACCTAACTTTTCGAATTTCTGAATCTTGCAAATAA